One part of the Phycisphaeraceae bacterium genome encodes these proteins:
- the fliP gene encoding flagellar type III secretion system pore protein FliP (The bacterial flagellar biogenesis protein FliP forms a type III secretion system (T3SS)-type pore required for flagellar assembly.) has translation MALAPASLAQGLYGPSPTPQTPAVSGGAALADLGADPDAPFSLNPASILGAAAGALPGQSGAGAPADASRSTGLSTAINIVILLTVLTLVPSIMLMTTCFVRIIVVLGLLKQAMGTQQLPPPQVIVGLAMFLTLLVMAPTIDRINTEAIAPYRAGQIKDYEELWDKAKQPVRDFMFDQIEASGNWSSVYMVLNYRGIDTSEPDRLTRADVDMVSLIPAFMLSELKIAFLMGFRVYLPFLVIDMVISSLLISMSMMMLPPVLISLPFKLLLFVLVDGWQLIAGSLMNSFVTHGPAVAAAAASSP, from the coding sequence ATGGCCCTCGCCCCCGCATCCCTTGCCCAGGGGCTCTACGGCCCATCCCCCACCCCGCAGACCCCGGCCGTGAGTGGGGGAGCGGCGCTCGCAGACCTCGGGGCCGACCCCGATGCCCCCTTCTCGCTCAACCCGGCCTCGATCCTCGGCGCCGCGGCCGGCGCCCTGCCGGGTCAGTCCGGCGCCGGCGCCCCCGCCGACGCCTCCCGCTCAACCGGCCTGTCGACGGCGATCAACATCGTCATCCTGCTCACGGTGCTCACGCTGGTGCCGTCGATCATGCTGATGACGACCTGCTTCGTGCGCATCATCGTCGTCCTCGGGCTGCTCAAGCAGGCCATGGGCACCCAGCAGCTTCCCCCTCCACAGGTGATCGTCGGCCTCGCCATGTTCCTCACGCTCCTGGTGATGGCGCCGACGATCGACCGCATCAACACCGAGGCCATCGCTCCCTACCGCGCCGGCCAGATCAAGGACTACGAAGAACTCTGGGACAAGGCCAAGCAGCCCGTCCGCGACTTCATGTTCGACCAGATCGAGGCCTCCGGCAACTGGTCGAGTGTCTACATGGTCCTCAACTACCGCGGCATCGACACCTCCGAGCCGGACCGCCTCACCCGCGCCGACGTCGACATGGTCTCGCTGATCCCCGCGTTCATGCTCAGCGAACTCAAGATCGCGTTCCTGATGGGGTTCCGCGTCTACCTCCCCTTCCTCGTCATCGACATGGTCATCTCCAGCCTGCTGATTTCCATGAGCATGATGATGCTCCCGCCGGTGCTCATCAGCCTCCCCTTCAAACTCTTGCTCTTCGTCCTGGTCGACGGTTGGCAGCTCATCGCCGGAAGCCTCATGAACAGTTTCGTGACCCACGGCCCAGCCGTCGCCGCGGCCGCCGCGTCCTCTCCATAG
- a CDS encoding flagellar biosynthetic protein FliQ, with protein MHYDDSTVELVRWTLVLTLKVAAPILAAGVVVGLVISIFQSVTSIQDQSLSFVPKIIVMGLVAVLLTPWIVQRLVEFASEMFTLM; from the coding sequence ATGCACTACGACGACTCGACAGTCGAACTGGTCCGCTGGACGCTGGTCCTCACGCTGAAAGTCGCCGCGCCGATCCTGGCCGCGGGCGTTGTCGTCGGCCTTGTGATCAGCATCTTCCAGTCCGTGACCTCGATCCAGGACCAGAGCCTGTCGTTCGTCCCCAAGATCATCGTGATGGGCCTCGTGGCGGTCCTGCTCACGCCGTGGATCGTGCAGCGGCTGGTCGAGTTCGCCTCCGAGATGTTCACGCTGATGTAG
- a CDS encoding flagellar biosynthetic protein FliR: MTGIPTELATHAVAYTLVLARLAGLFVFAPMLASTAVPLKVRSLFAVMLAAALYPTIATIVVPPATDIFGLLPLVIGESLVGVTIGLLAAIPIFSVQLAGLIMSQQMGISLAAAYNPALDTESDVMGELLLYVAFSVFIFSGGLESLFLCVGHSFQTLPVGGFVPAMAPATLLISLISAGFELAIRVSAPVLVIILLETLASAFVMKTIPQINILTIGFAIKIVLGLLGLTLAIATIDRVVGDDVTGVSRVIFNWVQSLGPAPAPSAD, from the coding sequence GTGACCGGGATTCCGACCGAGTTGGCGACGCACGCCGTTGCGTACACGCTGGTGCTGGCGCGATTGGCCGGGCTCTTTGTCTTTGCGCCCATGCTCGCCAGCACGGCCGTCCCGCTCAAGGTCCGGTCGCTCTTCGCCGTGATGCTCGCCGCCGCGCTCTACCCCACCATCGCCACGATCGTCGTCCCCCCGGCGACCGACATCTTCGGCCTGCTCCCGCTGGTGATCGGCGAGTCGCTCGTCGGTGTCACCATCGGCCTGCTCGCCGCCATCCCCATCTTCAGCGTGCAGCTCGCCGGCCTCATCATGAGCCAGCAGATGGGCATCTCGCTCGCCGCCGCCTACAACCCCGCCCTCGACACCGAGTCCGACGTCATGGGCGAACTGCTCCTCTATGTCGCCTTCAGCGTCTTCATCTTCTCGGGCGGCCTCGAATCGCTCTTCCTCTGCGTCGGCCACTCGTTCCAGACCCTGCCGGTCGGGGGCTTCGTCCCGGCGATGGCGCCGGCCACCCTGCTCATCTCCCTGATCTCCGCCGGGTTCGAACTGGCGATCCGCGTCTCCGCCCCGGTCCTCGTGATCATCCTGCTCGAGACGCTCGCCTCCGCCTTCGTCATGAAGACCATCCCGCAGATCAACATCCTGACCATCGGGTTCGCCATCAAGATCGTCCTCGGCCTGCTCGGTCTCACGCTCGCCATCGCCACCATCGACCGTGTCGTCGGCGACGACGTGACCGGCGTTTCACGGGTGATCTTCAACTGGGTCCAGTCGCTCGGCCCAGCCCCCGCCCCGTCCGCTGACTGA
- the flhB gene encoding flagellar biosynthesis protein FlhB, giving the protein MAEELGERTEQPTGRRRADAREDGKVAKSTDLAAAVELGAALILIALYGPVLMAGFSRLLRDVLDSRGLDAVTTPDSIGELLSGVLTRSLWLAAPVAGVMFAVVMLAHVAQIGWFITTKPLQPKLSNLNPLSGLKKLVGRRNWIKTAVSSVKLVVAIGVAAAAVARDAPAIAAIPALDLGPAMQAGAAIVLHAAIWIIVLMLVIGIIDFLFQRWQLTQDLKMTRQEVKDERRSMEGDMETRARRLRMARSMIYQRIQQAVPTADVIVTNPTHFAVALKYDADSMDAPRVVAKGADLLAFRIREIASLHQIPIVEKPPLARALYANVEVGRSITPEFFEAVAEILAYVYRLEGRAA; this is encoded by the coding sequence ATGGCCGAGGAACTCGGAGAACGCACCGAACAGCCCACCGGCCGACGCCGGGCCGATGCCCGCGAGGACGGCAAGGTCGCCAAGAGCACCGACCTCGCCGCCGCGGTCGAACTCGGCGCCGCGCTGATCCTTATCGCCCTCTACGGCCCCGTGCTCATGGCCGGCTTCTCCCGCCTCCTCCGCGACGTGCTCGATTCCCGCGGCCTCGACGCCGTCACCACCCCGGACTCCATCGGCGAACTCCTCAGCGGCGTCCTCACCCGCTCCCTCTGGCTCGCCGCTCCCGTCGCGGGAGTCATGTTCGCCGTCGTCATGCTCGCCCACGTCGCCCAGATCGGCTGGTTCATCACCACCAAGCCGCTGCAGCCCAAGCTCTCCAACCTCAACCCGCTCTCGGGGCTCAAGAAGCTCGTCGGCCGCCGCAACTGGATCAAGACCGCCGTCAGCAGCGTCAAGCTCGTCGTCGCCATCGGCGTCGCCGCCGCCGCGGTCGCCCGCGATGCCCCCGCCATCGCCGCGATCCCCGCCCTCGACCTCGGCCCCGCCATGCAGGCCGGCGCCGCCATCGTCCTCCACGCCGCCATCTGGATCATCGTCCTGATGCTGGTCATCGGCATCATCGACTTCCTCTTCCAGCGCTGGCAACTCACCCAGGACCTCAAGATGACCCGCCAGGAGGTCAAGGACGAGCGCCGCTCCATGGAGGGCGACATGGAGACCCGGGCCCGCCGCCTCCGCATGGCCCGCTCCATGATCTACCAGCGCATCCAGCAGGCCGTTCCCACCGCCGACGTCATCGTCACCAACCCCACGCACTTCGCCGTCGCCCTCAAGTACGACGCCGACTCCATGGACGCCCCCCGCGTCGTCGCCAAGGGCGCCGACCTCCTCGCCTTCCGCATCCGAGAGATCGCATCCCTCCACCAGATCCCCATCGTCGAGAAGCCGCCCCTCGCCCGTGCCCTGTACGCCAACGTCGAGGTCGGCCGCTCCATCACCCCCGAGTTCTTCGAGGCCGTCGCCGAGATCCTCGCCTACGTCTACCGCCTCGAAGGCCGCGCCGCCTGA